In Frondihabitans sp. PAMC 28766, a genomic segment contains:
- a CDS encoding family 16 glycoside hydrolase: MLPFDDSWAGSDLGWNDYGGTWTTAAAASGATYTESAGGGTGNKAVSGQTSWTDYTLQGDVKITSGTQAGLVFRAQNPGVGADTLNGYYLGLYTSGTLTLGRENNGYAALKSATYLPATNTWYHLTVQVVGCVITASVTQVGGLITTTPTTLTYTDTGCPTSGAIGVRDYGSTASFRNVTATAGGTTSTAVATYLAPFANIATPTSGQTVYGGTWSANSTNETYSDTTGGQGEKSVMGLSTWGNYSLTGDVELNSSATTTTSAGFMVRVANPATGLNAGTGYYAGLSSTTLSLVDISGGTANVLATAPLPATLDTNTWYHLTVEAVGCTITATAQLKTGSTLTIASGTDTTSCQTTGAVAARTVGTTATWRDIAVTPR, translated from the coding sequence GTGCTGCCGTTCGACGACTCGTGGGCCGGCAGCGACCTCGGCTGGAACGACTACGGCGGCACCTGGACGACTGCTGCGGCCGCCTCGGGGGCGACGTACACCGAGTCGGCCGGCGGCGGCACCGGCAACAAGGCCGTCTCGGGGCAGACGAGCTGGACTGACTACACCCTGCAGGGCGACGTCAAGATCACGTCGGGCACGCAGGCCGGTCTCGTCTTCCGAGCGCAGAACCCCGGCGTCGGCGCCGACACGCTGAACGGCTACTACCTCGGCCTCTACACGTCGGGCACCTTGACTCTCGGCCGCGAGAACAACGGCTATGCGGCGCTGAAGAGCGCGACGTACCTGCCGGCGACGAACACCTGGTACCACCTCACCGTGCAGGTCGTGGGCTGCGTCATCACGGCGTCGGTCACCCAGGTCGGCGGCTTGATCACGACGACCCCGACCACACTGACCTACACCGACACCGGCTGCCCCACCTCGGGCGCCATCGGCGTGCGCGACTACGGGTCGACGGCGAGTTTCCGCAACGTCACCGCGACGGCCGGCGGCACGACGTCGACGGCCGTCGCGACCTACCTCGCGCCGTTCGCGAACATCGCGACGCCGACGAGCGGGCAGACCGTCTACGGCGGCACCTGGTCGGCCAACTCGACCAACGAGACCTACTCCGACACGACCGGCGGGCAGGGCGAGAAGTCGGTGATGGGGCTGTCGACCTGGGGCAACTATTCGCTGACCGGCGACGTCGAGCTGAACTCGTCGGCGACCACGACGACGAGCGCAGGCTTCATGGTGCGGGTCGCCAACCCGGCGACCGGTCTCAACGCAGGCACGGGCTATTACGCCGGGCTCTCGTCGACGACTCTGAGCCTCGTCGACATCAGCGGCGGCACGGCGAACGTCCTGGCCACGGCGCCGCTGCCCGCGACGCTCGACACGAACACCTGGTACCACCTCACGGTCGAGGCCGTCGGGTGCACGATCACCGCGACGGCCCAGCTGAAGACCGGCTCGACCCTGACGATCGCCTCGGGCACCGACACGACGTCCTGCCAGACGACCGGGGCCGTCGCCGCGCGCACTGTCGGCACCACTGCGACGTGGCGGGACATCGCGGTGACGCCGCGGTAG
- a CDS encoding MarR family winged helix-turn-helix transcriptional regulator — MQNDEGDLPAVFSDLVRAQIELWNGIDADLRERAGLSLASVESLRAIETRLRARAGAGAAGVGVAGVGVAGTCRVNDIAADLVITVGGASKIVDRLESAGLVARRANPDDRRSSLVELTEAGRAELVRAGSAFDDALQRRLGDRLDAATLAQLARALRILRSPSVR, encoded by the coding sequence ATGCAAAACGATGAGGGCGATCTGCCGGCCGTGTTCAGCGACCTCGTGCGGGCGCAGATCGAGCTGTGGAACGGCATCGATGCCGACCTCCGCGAGAGGGCGGGGCTCTCGCTCGCCAGCGTCGAGTCGCTGCGCGCCATCGAGACGCGACTGCGCGCCCGCGCCGGTGCCGGCGCTGCCGGCGTCGGCGTTGCCGGCGTCGGCGTTGCCGGCACGTGCCGCGTCAACGACATCGCGGCCGACCTCGTGATCACGGTCGGCGGCGCGAGCAAGATCGTCGACCGCCTCGAGTCGGCCGGGCTCGTCGCGCGCCGGGCTAATCCCGACGACCGGCGCTCGTCTCTCGTCGAACTGACCGAAGCGGGCCGCGCCGAGCTGGTGCGGGCGGGAAGCGCTTTCGACGACGCCCTGCAGCGCCGACTGGGCGACCGCCTCGACGCCGCCACCCTCGCTCAGCTGGCGCGAGCGCTCCGCATCCTGCGCTCGCCGTCCGTGCGCTAG
- a CDS encoding zinc-binding dehydrogenase, translating to MPTNTMRAAVLDAPGTEDAPGALTLRDVPVPDAERGRVLIRVRAFGLNRSELHTRMGLADGVTFPRILGIEATGEVVEAPGGEFEPGQQVVAMMGGMGRTYDGGYAEYTSVPVSQVIPFTSDLPWSTLGAVGEMLQTAYGSLTVGMDAQPRSSILVRGGTSSIGMAAAVLAKQQGMTVFSTTRNPAKADSLTAIGVDHVLVDDGDVASQVRRILPDGVGSALELIGTPTLPDTLRATGYHGTVCFTGMLSNEWTIPDFYPNGYLPRGVRLAGYAGDASDLPADVLQGFLDAVAAGRAAVPIQKVFTLDEIDAAQDAMIDGGGAGKLVVTT from the coding sequence ATGCCCACGAACACCATGCGAGCCGCCGTGCTCGACGCCCCCGGCACCGAAGACGCACCCGGGGCTCTCACCCTGCGCGACGTGCCCGTCCCGGATGCCGAACGAGGGCGCGTGCTGATCCGCGTGCGCGCATTCGGGCTCAACCGCTCCGAGCTGCACACGCGCATGGGGCTCGCCGACGGCGTGACGTTCCCTCGCATCCTGGGCATCGAGGCCACGGGCGAGGTCGTCGAGGCTCCCGGCGGCGAGTTCGAGCCGGGCCAGCAGGTCGTGGCGATGATGGGCGGCATGGGTCGCACCTACGACGGCGGCTACGCCGAGTACACCTCCGTGCCGGTGAGCCAGGTGATCCCCTTCACGAGCGACCTGCCGTGGTCGACGCTCGGGGCGGTCGGCGAGATGCTGCAGACGGCCTACGGTTCGCTCACGGTGGGGATGGACGCGCAGCCCAGGTCGTCGATCCTCGTCCGCGGAGGCACGTCGAGCATCGGCATGGCGGCGGCTGTGCTCGCGAAACAGCAGGGGATGACGGTGTTCTCGACGACCCGCAACCCCGCCAAGGCCGACTCGCTCACCGCGATCGGCGTCGACCACGTGCTCGTCGACGACGGCGACGTGGCCTCGCAGGTGCGCCGGATCCTGCCCGACGGCGTCGGAAGCGCCCTCGAGCTGATCGGCACGCCCACGCTGCCCGACACTCTGCGGGCCACCGGCTATCACGGCACGGTCTGCTTCACCGGCATGCTCTCGAACGAGTGGACGATCCCCGACTTCTACCCGAACGGCTACCTGCCGCGCGGAGTGCGGCTCGCCGGCTACGCGGGCGACGCCAGTGACCTGCCGGCCGACGTGCTGCAGGGCTTCCTCGACGCCGTGGCCGCGGGCCGTGCCGCGGTGCCGATCCAGAAGGTCTTCACCCTCGACGAGATCGATGCGGCGCAGGATGCCATGATCGACGGGGGCGGGGCAGGCAAGCTCGTCGTCACGACGTGA
- a CDS encoding PadR family transcriptional regulator: MSIRQSFLAILDQGACYGYQLRAEFERRTGATWPLNIGQIYTTLDRLERDRLVERDPERSDDGEHIYYRITPGGHAEVTAWLSSPVERTTTAPRDELAMKLAIAVTLPGVDIVALIQTQRSATFRVLQELTRSKHLSGEATSADDLAWQLVVDSLIFQAEAEVRWLDHSETRLVRAAADGFAAPLPLDDAPVRRGRPARAGHGEEARS; this comes from the coding sequence GTGTCCATCCGTCAGAGTTTTCTGGCCATCCTCGATCAGGGCGCCTGCTACGGCTACCAGCTGCGGGCCGAGTTCGAACGCCGCACCGGTGCCACCTGGCCGCTCAACATCGGCCAGATCTACACCACGCTCGACCGGCTCGAACGCGATCGGCTCGTCGAGCGCGACCCCGAGCGCAGCGACGACGGCGAGCACATCTACTACCGCATCACGCCCGGCGGCCACGCCGAGGTGACGGCCTGGCTGTCGTCGCCGGTCGAGCGCACGACAACCGCGCCCCGCGACGAGCTGGCGATGAAGTTGGCGATCGCCGTGACGCTGCCGGGCGTCGACATCGTCGCGCTCATCCAGACGCAGCGCAGCGCTACCTTTCGCGTGCTGCAAGAGCTCACCCGGTCGAAGCACCTGAGCGGCGAGGCCACCAGCGCCGACGACCTCGCCTGGCAACTCGTCGTCGACTCGCTCATCTTCCAGGCCGAGGCCGAGGTCCGCTGGCTCGACCACTCCGAGACGAGGCTCGTGCGTGCGGCGGCCGACGGCTTTGCGGCCCCGTTGCCCCTCGACGACGCACCGGTGCGCCGTGGTCGGCCGGCCCGAGCCGGGCACGGCGAGGAAGCCCGCTCGTGA
- a CDS encoding GNAT family N-acetyltransferase, producing MSPPSGAVSLTTDRLTLEPLTAVDIPAFVADRQDAEAARCQSWSAGYSTDDAERLLAAQADGRLPSPGAWPQLALHETSAGDSTGALVGVVALHRLDDQPDTFEVGVTRIRAAVSRTDAPHRLE from the coding sequence ATGTCTCCGCCCTCGGGAGCAGTGTCGCTCACCACCGATCGCCTCACCCTCGAGCCGTTGACGGCGGTCGACATTCCGGCGTTCGTCGCGGACCGGCAGGATGCCGAGGCGGCCCGCTGCCAGTCATGGTCCGCCGGCTACTCGACGGACGATGCCGAGCGGCTGCTCGCCGCGCAGGCCGACGGCCGTCTCCCCTCCCCCGGCGCGTGGCCGCAGCTGGCCCTGCACGAGACCAGCGCGGGTGACTCCACGGGCGCGCTCGTCGGCGTCGTGGCGCTGCACCGCCTCGACGACCAGCCGGACACCTTCGAGGTCGGCGTGACGCGGATACGCGCTGCTGTCTCGCGAACGGATGCACCCCACCGGTTAGAGTGA
- a CDS encoding phosphotransferase: MRYVEPEPRAAETPLLGGDVTEGLVRRGDTVRRPHGPASAGVERLLRHLAAQGFDGAPRHLGIDDDGRDVLTFVPGEVAIRPWPAWVADDERAASVARLVRRYDDAVAGLGVPGWAHELTPQDPAGQPPRTAGAPELVGHLDVTPENVVFRDGRAASLIDFDLARPATRAEEVSNVLLWWAPWMPPGDREEALRDADPCARGALIVDAYGLYAASRSRLVGTSQNIADRSWWSMRHRADTLGGGWRRMWDEGVGDKILRRQCWLAENADELHRAVTRPPR, encoded by the coding sequence ATGCGCTACGTCGAGCCCGAGCCGCGAGCCGCCGAGACGCCGCTACTCGGCGGGGACGTCACGGAGGGGCTCGTGAGGCGCGGCGACACGGTGCGGCGGCCGCACGGCCCCGCCTCGGCCGGGGTCGAGCGACTGCTGCGACACCTCGCGGCGCAGGGGTTCGACGGCGCGCCGCGGCACCTCGGCATCGACGACGACGGGCGGGACGTGCTCACCTTCGTGCCGGGCGAGGTGGCCATCCGCCCCTGGCCGGCGTGGGTGGCCGATGACGAGCGGGCGGCGAGCGTGGCGCGACTCGTGCGGCGGTACGACGACGCCGTCGCGGGTCTCGGGGTGCCGGGCTGGGCCCACGAACTGACGCCGCAGGATCCTGCGGGTCAACCTCCCCGCACAGCCGGAGCCCCCGAGCTGGTGGGGCACCTCGACGTGACGCCCGAGAACGTCGTCTTCCGAGATGGCCGGGCCGCGTCGCTCATCGACTTCGATCTCGCGCGCCCCGCCACCCGGGCCGAAGAGGTCTCGAACGTGTTGCTCTGGTGGGCGCCGTGGATGCCGCCGGGCGATCGCGAGGAGGCGCTGCGCGATGCCGACCCCTGCGCCCGGGGCGCTCTGATCGTCGATGCCTACGGGCTTTACGCCGCGTCGCGAAGCCGGCTCGTGGGCACCTCGCAGAACATCGCCGACCGCTCATGGTGGTCGATGCGCCACCGCGCCGACACCCTCGGCGGCGGCTGGCGGCGGATGTGGGACGAGGGCGTCGGCGACAAGATCCTGCGCCGGCAGTGCTGGCTGGCCGAGAACGCCGACGAGCTGCACCGCGCCGTCACCCGACCTCCGCGCTAG
- a CDS encoding diacylglycerol kinase family protein, which translates to MTTTKPQRLAVAINPSASFGRGRPAGRAVVTALEAAGHEVRSLTRSSHADLLAAASAALAEGGVDALIVVGGDGMVSLGANLVAETGVPLGIVPTGTGNDMARALGLPRDDPAAATAQLVEALRHPARVIDALRVHRADGGTTWVAGTVSAGFDAFVNERANALRRPRGRLRYDLALALELVRLRQVDYDLVVDGEPSRVAGTLVSVGNARSVGGGIALLPDAVVDDGELDLLVVDRLSRRTFLRLFPRVAKGTHGTDSRVRLSRATRVSIAAEGVIAYGDGERLGPLPIDVELVPGALRVFAPLLHTVQP; encoded by the coding sequence ATGACGACGACGAAGCCACAGCGACTCGCGGTCGCCATCAACCCGTCGGCGTCCTTCGGCCGGGGTCGCCCCGCGGGGCGCGCCGTCGTGACGGCTCTCGAAGCCGCCGGGCACGAGGTGCGGTCGTTGACGCGGTCGTCGCACGCCGACCTTCTGGCCGCCGCATCGGCCGCGCTCGCCGAGGGCGGCGTCGACGCGCTGATCGTGGTCGGCGGCGACGGCATGGTCAGCCTCGGGGCGAACCTCGTGGCCGAGACCGGGGTGCCGCTTGGCATCGTGCCGACGGGCACGGGCAACGACATGGCGCGGGCGCTCGGCCTCCCGCGCGACGACCCGGCCGCGGCGACGGCCCAGCTCGTCGAAGCGCTGCGGCATCCTGCTCGCGTCATCGACGCCCTGCGCGTGCACCGTGCCGACGGTGGCACCACCTGGGTTGCCGGCACGGTGTCAGCCGGTTTCGACGCTTTCGTCAACGAGCGCGCCAACGCCCTCAGGAGGCCACGGGGCCGGCTCCGCTACGACCTCGCGCTGGCCCTCGAGCTGGTGCGTCTGCGGCAGGTCGACTACGACCTCGTGGTCGACGGCGAGCCGAGCCGCGTCGCCGGCACCCTCGTCTCGGTCGGCAACGCCCGCTCGGTCGGCGGTGGTATCGCGCTGCTGCCCGACGCCGTGGTCGACGACGGCGAGCTCGACCTGCTCGTGGTCGATCGACTGTCGCGGCGCACCTTCCTGCGGCTCTTCCCGCGGGTGGCGAAGGGCACGCACGGGACGGACTCCCGAGTGCGGCTGTCGCGGGCGACGCGGGTGTCGATCGCGGCCGAGGGCGTCATCGCCTACGGCGACGGCGAACGGCTGGGGCCGCTGCCGATCGACGTGGAGCTCGTGCCCGGAGCACTGCGGGTATTCGCGCCGCTCCTGCACACCGTGCAGCCCTAG
- a CDS encoding FtsX-like permease family protein gives MGATRRMIFAVMSIEGILLGLVGGILGTGLGIVAARIAEPILAQGSRAAYPGFHVDPRALALIVLGSAVSGWAAAAVPARSASRVDVVSALRGARRPPRPSIRRPMIGVFVAAFGSIVALLGGIVTVAAHQSPNTRPSVTTGGIVLLVAGPVIMQIGMVLIAPLLLRWSSAILSRWGTGARLGSRDASRNPGRAVPALAAIMSCVFVSAFAMCLVSGGQQQSIREYAWQAPLHTATVSLYDQQTDGTATLVPATGVVAAIGRDLPRSRTRVLSGSPDFGVLGDAVPTYTAPRVAKKTASATARVAYGTFVDDSGGSDHITVGSLDDLRAILGESVSPVSQATLARGGAVSLYPDYVDHGRVTFDTVKSISQKTLQNGGVAGKPIRTASVVAVVQKPAHPFSYGVFVLPATAARLGIHVVPSAVIATPAAAPTTAQLDAATNDLLAVNQNLYLSFEDGPPLFAAQWSWALLVLTTVIALGASSIALALARADGRRDSDVLVAVGAAPRVQRAFGFWQGVVIAGVGAVIGVVLGLVPAFALGLKTAGMTSGFIPFAPPWLQLGLTAVAMPLLIAGGAWLTARRRLPTLRTRRDPAV, from the coding sequence GTGGGCGCGACACGACGCATGATCTTCGCGGTGATGTCGATCGAGGGCATCCTGCTGGGCCTCGTCGGCGGCATCCTGGGCACGGGCCTCGGCATCGTCGCGGCCCGCATCGCCGAGCCGATCCTCGCGCAGGGGTCGAGGGCGGCCTACCCCGGCTTCCACGTCGACCCCCGTGCGCTGGCCCTGATCGTCCTCGGCTCGGCAGTCTCCGGTTGGGCAGCCGCTGCGGTGCCGGCACGGTCGGCGTCTCGGGTCGATGTGGTCTCCGCGCTCCGAGGCGCGCGCCGGCCGCCGCGGCCGAGTATCCGCCGGCCGATGATCGGCGTGTTCGTCGCCGCGTTCGGGTCGATTGTCGCTCTGCTGGGCGGCATCGTCACGGTGGCGGCGCACCAGTCGCCGAACACTCGCCCGAGCGTGACGACCGGCGGCATCGTGCTCTTGGTCGCGGGGCCGGTGATCATGCAGATCGGCATGGTGCTGATCGCACCGCTGCTGCTGCGCTGGTCGAGCGCGATCCTGTCACGGTGGGGCACCGGGGCCCGCCTCGGGTCGAGGGACGCCTCGCGGAACCCCGGCCGGGCAGTGCCCGCGCTCGCCGCCATCATGAGCTGCGTCTTCGTTTCCGCTTTCGCGATGTGCCTCGTCTCGGGCGGTCAACAGCAGAGCATCCGCGAGTACGCCTGGCAGGCGCCGCTGCACACGGCTACGGTGAGCCTCTACGATCAGCAGACCGACGGCACTGCGACGCTCGTGCCGGCGACGGGCGTCGTCGCAGCGATCGGCCGCGACCTCCCGCGATCGCGCACGCGCGTGCTCTCCGGCAGCCCCGACTTCGGCGTGCTCGGCGACGCAGTGCCGACCTACACGGCGCCGCGGGTGGCGAAGAAGACGGCCAGCGCGACCGCCCGCGTGGCGTACGGCACATTCGTCGACGACAGCGGGGGCTCGGACCACATCACCGTGGGGTCGCTCGACGACCTGCGGGCGATCCTGGGTGAGTCGGTCTCGCCCGTGTCGCAGGCCACGCTCGCACGCGGGGGAGCAGTCTCTCTCTACCCCGACTACGTCGACCACGGCCGCGTGACGTTCGACACTGTCAAGTCGATCTCGCAGAAGACGCTGCAGAACGGCGGCGTCGCCGGCAAGCCGATCCGCACGGCGTCCGTCGTCGCCGTCGTGCAGAAGCCGGCGCATCCGTTCAGCTACGGCGTGTTCGTGCTGCCGGCGACCGCTGCGCGCCTCGGTATCCACGTCGTGCCGTCCGCCGTCATCGCGACCCCTGCGGCGGCACCGACCACGGCGCAGCTCGACGCGGCGACCAACGACCTCCTCGCCGTGAACCAGAACCTCTATCTGTCGTTCGAAGATGGCCCGCCGCTCTTCGCCGCCCAGTGGTCGTGGGCGCTCCTCGTGCTGACGACCGTCATCGCCCTCGGCGCCTCCAGCATCGCGCTGGCGCTGGCGCGGGCCGACGGCCGGCGCGACAGCGACGTGCTCGTCGCGGTCGGCGCGGCCCCCCGCGTGCAGCGCGCGTTCGGGTTCTGGCAGGGCGTCGTGATCGCCGGCGTCGGCGCTGTCATCGGGGTGGTGCTGGGGCTGGTCCCGGCGTTCGCCCTCGGGCTGAAGACCGCAGGCATGACGAGCGGCTTCATCCCGTTCGCTCCGCCGTGGCTGCAGCTCGGCCTGACCGCCGTCGCCATGCCGCTGCTCATCGCGGGCGGCGCCTGGCTGACCGCGCGGCGGCGGCTGCCGACGCTGCGGACGCGTCGGGATCCTGCCGTCTGA
- a CDS encoding ferritin-like domain-containing protein, whose protein sequence is MIDDTTAAGQRAEAADTTETTDRESSFTAWVTHFRDNVERQHRIEREVDWSAPCALTPGARRAFAHSFQRFELGEDGDGAHLLALARKAGDPVYTEALALLVAEEQRHSKLFRRGLLHLGAPSLSRHWTDVVFTRLRRLLGLRTELALFLIAETVSLGWFEALASQAPDPVLRGVGRRILTDEVDHVRFQCDRLGLGFRATPLPARIVVGAGWSVVAVGATAVLLIDHRAALAACGLHPVSYGCRAFTEFARAAWSVLGRPSPDRDQSETLDSGRGPSAAAPGGRPNHGVSPQQGQFSRRGTAE, encoded by the coding sequence ATGATCGACGACACCACTGCAGCAGGCCAGAGGGCTGAGGCTGCCGACACGACCGAGACGACCGACCGCGAATCCTCGTTCACCGCATGGGTGACGCACTTCCGCGACAACGTCGAACGTCAGCACCGGATCGAGCGCGAGGTCGACTGGTCGGCTCCCTGCGCTCTCACGCCCGGAGCGCGTCGTGCGTTCGCTCACTCGTTCCAGCGCTTCGAACTCGGCGAGGACGGCGATGGCGCGCACCTGCTGGCGCTGGCGCGAAAAGCCGGCGACCCCGTCTACACCGAGGCGCTCGCACTGCTCGTGGCAGAGGAGCAGCGGCACTCGAAGCTCTTCCGCCGTGGGCTCCTGCACCTCGGGGCGCCCTCCCTCTCGAGGCACTGGACGGACGTCGTCTTCACTCGCCTCCGGCGACTGCTCGGTCTCCGCACCGAGCTGGCCCTGTTCCTCATCGCCGAGACGGTCTCACTCGGATGGTTCGAGGCACTGGCGTCTCAGGCACCCGACCCCGTCCTCCGCGGCGTCGGGCGTCGCATCCTGACCGACGAGGTCGATCACGTGCGATTCCAGTGCGACCGTCTCGGCCTGGGCTTTCGCGCGACCCCGCTGCCCGCCCGGATCGTCGTCGGCGCCGGCTGGTCGGTCGTCGCCGTCGGCGCCACGGCAGTGTTGCTGATCGACCACCGAGCCGCGCTGGCCGCGTGCGGGCTGCATCCTGTCTCGTACGGATGCCGCGCGTTCACCGAGTTCGCGCGGGCGGCCTGGTCGGTGCTCGGTCGTCCTTCACCGGACCGCGATCAGAGCGAAACCCTCGATTCCGGCCGAGGTCCCAGCGCCGCGGCACCGGGAGGTCGGCCGAATCACGGGGTGTCACCGCAACAGGGACAGTTCAGCCGCCGTGGAACTGCGGAATGA
- a CDS encoding ABC transporter ATP-binding protein, with protein MHYGRGETSVTALSGVDLTVSRGELVAVMGASGSGKSTLLTVAGGLTEPTSGEVIVEGHWLSQMGATAIAALRRRSLGFVFQDFNLIPSLTALENVALPLELDGLPSRRARRPALDALAAVELADRAERFPADLSGGQQQRVAIARAVVGGRALILADEPTGALDSTTGEIVLRMLRTRIDAGAGGILVTHDARHAAWADRIVFLRDGRIVDQAASAPVSTLWEGAAR; from the coding sequence ATGCATTACGGCCGCGGCGAGACGAGCGTGACCGCCCTGTCGGGAGTCGACCTGACCGTCTCGCGAGGCGAGCTGGTCGCGGTGATGGGGGCGTCCGGATCCGGCAAGTCCACTCTGCTGACCGTCGCCGGCGGCCTCACCGAGCCCACCAGCGGTGAGGTGATCGTCGAGGGGCACTGGCTGAGCCAGATGGGCGCCACGGCCATCGCCGCGCTGCGCCGTCGAAGCCTCGGCTTCGTCTTCCAGGACTTCAACCTCATCCCGTCGCTGACCGCGCTCGAGAACGTGGCTCTGCCGCTCGAACTCGACGGCCTGCCGTCGCGCCGCGCTCGCCGCCCGGCTCTCGACGCACTGGCCGCTGTCGAACTGGCCGATCGTGCCGAGAGGTTCCCGGCCGATCTGTCGGGCGGTCAGCAGCAGAGGGTCGCTATTGCCCGAGCCGTCGTCGGCGGCCGCGCCCTCATCCTCGCCGACGAACCGACCGGGGCGCTCGACTCGACGACCGGAGAGATCGTCCTGCGCATGCTCCGCACCAGGATCGACGCGGGGGCGGGCGGGATCCTGGTGACTCACGATGCGCGGCACGCCGCGTGGGCCGACCGCATCGTCTTCCTCCGCGACGGCCGAATCGTCGACCAGGCGGCCTCGGCCCCGGTCTCGACGCTCTGGGAGGGGGCGGCTCGATGA
- a CDS encoding glycoside hydrolase family 16 protein: MNVSFRSTAAVVAIIAGLVVAGQAGPASAAPARSATTHSIQLTAAHPTAAQVKAAAAARARAAAAAKAKAVAAAKAKAAAQARAKAAAAAKAKAAAAAKAKAEAAAKAAAAAKAKAAAAAAAKAKAAAAAAAAAKAAAEKTAAAKQVTPVSATNLLTPTTPDAAMPVGDVVSNGRTWHQTYAQNFDTDAPLGTFTQKYPTMATYSGFKDTSGQGLYAPDKVLSVSNGNLDFYLHSENDQPLVAAVMPDDYAPHVTGRVSIRFKADSTLGYKFVGMFWPEDDNWNEGEIDWPEADLGATPRPASAMPGTFANGSMHFMPATEMFADSNTTGYHVATTEWDKNAVRFYWDGQLVSTVTNAVPTTAMRVTLQAETFIGEGTVPKNTSGHLDIDWISIWD; encoded by the coding sequence GTGAACGTCTCATTCCGTTCGACCGCAGCGGTCGTCGCCATCATCGCCGGGCTCGTCGTGGCCGGCCAGGCCGGGCCTGCCTCCGCGGCGCCCGCCCGCAGCGCGACGACCCATAGCATCCAGCTGACCGCGGCCCACCCGACTGCCGCGCAGGTCAAGGCCGCGGCTGCCGCTCGTGCTCGCGCCGCTGCCGCAGCGAAGGCCAAAGCCGTTGCCGCCGCGAAGGCCAAAGCCGCCGCCCAGGCCCGCGCCAAAGCCGCAGCGGCCGCCAAAGCGAAGGCCGCGGCCGCGGCGAAGGCCAAGGCCGAGGCAGCGGCCAAAGCAGCGGCCGCCGCGAAGGCGAAGGCCGCGGCCGCCGCAGCCGCGAAGGCGAAAGCCGCAGCGGCCGCGGCAGCAGCCGCCAAAGCCGCCGCCGAGAAGACAGCCGCCGCCAAGCAGGTCACGCCCGTCTCGGCCACGAACCTCCTCACCCCGACCACCCCTGACGCTGCGATGCCGGTCGGCGACGTCGTCTCCAACGGCCGTACATGGCACCAGACCTACGCGCAAAACTTCGACACCGACGCGCCTCTCGGCACCTTCACGCAGAAGTACCCGACCATGGCCACCTACAGTGGGTTCAAGGACACCTCCGGCCAGGGCCTCTACGCCCCCGACAAGGTGCTCAGCGTCTCGAACGGCAACCTCGACTTCTACCTGCACTCCGAGAACGACCAGCCGCTGGTGGCCGCCGTCATGCCCGACGACTACGCCCCGCACGTGACGGGCCGCGTCTCGATCCGGTTCAAGGCCGACTCGACCCTCGGCTACAAGTTCGTCGGCATGTTCTGGCCGGAGGACGACAACTGGAACGAGGGCGAGATCGACTGGCCCGAGGCCGACCTCGGCGCGACCCCGCGCCCGGCCTCGGCGATGCCCGGCACCTTCGCGAACGGCAGCATGCACTTCATGCCCGCCACCGAGATGTTCGCCGACAGCAACACCACCGGCTACCACGTCGCCACCACGGAGTGGGACAAGAACGCGGTGCGCTTCTACTGGGACGGCCAGCTCGTCTCGACCGTCACCAACGCGGTGCCCACGACGGCGATGCGCGTGACGCTGCAGGCCGAGACCTTCATCGGCGAGGGCACCGTGCCGAAGAACACCTCCGGCCACCTCGACATCGACTGGATCAGTATCTGGGACTAG